The segment GGgtggagatttttaaaaagatagctAAAAACACTATCTGTAATCCAACAAAAAATGAGGTCATAACTCAAGGCTGTGTACAAATATGGCAGACCTTGGTCATAACTCCGTTGTGTTCTAAAATGACAGGAGCATATGACTTCACTGTGTTTTGAAATGCATAGGTACATCAATGCCAAAGTGCAGCTTTGCTCCAAGATCCATCACGTTCCAGCGGCCatgttgtgtgtttttttctacATCTTGCAGGCGTTTGTTCTAGACTACTACCTTATTAATTTCCTCAATTTCTTGTATATCTGCTTCCTGGTGGCAGATTTCTTCGTCCTTGTTGCTCTGGTAGTCAGCATCATCTACGGAAGCACCAAAATGGATCGGCAGAGGTCTGCGGAGCTGGCACAGACTCGAATGATGTTCAGTTTGTCTTGGGTCTCCTGGCTACTCATTAACATGAACTCAAGTGCCAAGATTATAATCATTATCGAATACAACGCCTGGCCTTTAGAGAAAGACCCTTCCTTTTTTGGGCCCAACGTCTTCAAAACCGCCATCGCTCTAAGTAGCtgcatctttctctttctgttggCCACACAGCACGACGCTTGCCTGGGAAGTGAGAGGCGGACGTACATCTCAGATCTGACGGACAATGTCATCTTCGATATTTTAGACACCGTGGACATCCTGGAGGTTTTTTTCGACAAAGACGACCGAGCACTGCTCTGGGACGGGCTGGAGGAGGTTATTCTGACGCAAGCGACCATGAACCTTCTTTGGCCCACCGTTCCTCTTATCACTCTCAGTCGAACCCACTTCGGGCTGGACAAACCACAAAGGCCGATGATGTATCTTCATCGTCTTCTGGTGGTGCTGGTGGTCAACATACCCAATCTTCTGACCAGGATGGTTCTCTGGAATGGTATGAGCGTGGACATCTCTCCTTTCACTCTCAAGAACATCATACTGATCGGCATAGCCATGTATGAGTTTTATGAGCACAAGAGGGAAAAACTGGAGGATTCAAGGCTGAACTCTCTAGAGATTGGAAACTTTCAGCAGAAGAATGTTAAGAGACGGAATCTAGGCTCCCTAACAGACCAGACCCTAAAGCCACTTTCCAATGTGCCAAAAATTAGCATAAAGCTGAAAGAGACCGCGGAAAAGCAAGTATCAGAAGACAATGTAGaatctgaaataaataaatgagttCCAAAAGTGAGTTTGGTTTAAGACTTCATACGAATTATACAGCATTATTCTTAACATTGTAAAGCTCGGAATTCGGAGATGACACAAATGTTGTAATTAttgcatttaattattttttagttttttttcttcgtttTTATAAATCTTAATTTTGTGTGGATTCGTTTTGATAACTGTTTTTATAGTAATTTTTGTTATAGGTATATATAACATCTGTTTAATTTGTGTTGCTAACAGTAACGCgaaatgaaaaattattaattattatctttGTTCATGACATCTCAAT is part of the Biomphalaria glabrata chromosome 2, xgBioGlab47.1, whole genome shotgun sequence genome and harbors:
- the LOC106063839 gene encoding uncharacterized protein LOC106063839, which gives rise to MTSLCFEMHRYINAKVQLCSKIHHVPAAMLCVFFYILQAFVLDYYLINFLNFLYICFLVADFFVLVALVVSIIYGSTKMDRQRSAELAQTRMMFSLSWVSWLLINMNSSAKIIIIIEYNAWPLEKDPSFFGPNVFKTAIALSSCIFLFLLATQHDACLGSERRTYISDLTDNVIFDILDTVDILEVFFDKDDRALLWDGLEEVILTQATMNLLWPTVPLITLSRTHFGLDKPQRPMMYLHRLLVVLVVNIPNLLTRMVLWNGMSVDISPFTLKNIILIGIAMYEFYEHKREKLEDSRLNSLEIGNFQQKNVKRRNLGSLTDQTLKPLSNVPKISIKLKETAEKQVSEDNVESEINK